The Paraburkholderia bonniea genome includes a window with the following:
- a CDS encoding transglycosylase SLT domain-containing protein: MPSAVRPFLFLFALLPLALTFAPLAQAEPVPDYLVREFGVAQAKAELISAEVQLAAEKYALPPALLLAIISIESRFKEKAHGANGATGLMQVVPSAHRRLLKGVKDLTEPSVNIELGSAILHGYLQAAGGDLQAALKSYGGSRAYAEKVSQRTQRFERALGVQREKPQDTTLANPPGFAQ; this comes from the coding sequence ATGCCTTCTGCTGTCCGGCCGTTTTTATTTTTATTCGCGTTGCTGCCGCTGGCATTAACGTTTGCGCCGCTGGCGCAAGCCGAGCCGGTGCCAGATTATCTGGTGCGTGAATTTGGTGTCGCTCAGGCGAAAGCCGAATTGATCTCCGCTGAAGTCCAGCTCGCGGCTGAAAAATACGCGTTACCGCCTGCTTTGCTGCTGGCGATTATTTCGATCGAATCCCGCTTTAAGGAAAAAGCGCATGGCGCGAATGGTGCGACTGGCTTGATGCAGGTCGTGCCATCCGCGCACCGGCGGTTGTTGAAGGGGGTGAAGGATTTGACTGAGCCCAGCGTCAATATCGAGCTGGGCTCAGCGATTTTGCATGGTTATTTGCAAGCGGCGGGCGGAGACCTTCAAGCCGCGCTGAAAAGTTACGGCGGCTCGCGCGCTTACGCTGAAAAAGTGAGCCAGCGCACGCAGCGTTTCGAGCGGGCACTGGGGGTGCAAAGGGAGAAGCCACAGGACACCACGCTGGCGAATCCTCCTGGGTTTGCCCAGTGA
- a CDS encoding ankyrin repeat domain-containing protein — MTHILRPSQIHPSQTTQRAPFQSPWPCTPKWMRQTGTSRTFSCSTAPSTRIQSLTTTHSSGTCRRVLSPQQKTLQDQLSAMLDAAEMKDKDGGMDPTELAAIKATLTQLDSFNLQYGKKGNLLHRLAALPDMQSGLKSIEKMLLEKDHENLFTQKNNDGMTPMMLAIRHGNVSLVELFCKLNAHEIHDENSDSPLHYACKKIILEESENLNNAFLKIIAILIKNQCDPHELVNVENIENKAYLSEILIKTGNLNIFRKFFNPENAFSIFDANGNDLVKFLKQKIAEMQNARNAWIPGTPDDSFRKLADYEGILFLFQMNGTASA; from the coding sequence GTGACGCACATACTTCGCCCTTCCCAAATTCACCCTTCCCAAACAACGCAACGCGCCCCTTTTCAATCTCCGTGGCCCTGCACACCGAAATGGATGAGGCAAACCGGAACGTCACGCACCTTCAGCTGTTCCACTGCTCCAAGCACTCGAATTCAATCGCTGACCACCACCCATTCATCTGGAACATGCCGCCGGGTGCTATCTCCCCAGCAAAAAACTCTGCAAGACCAGCTCAGCGCCATGCTGGATGCCGCAGAGATGAAAGACAAAGATGGTGGAATGGATCCGACCGAATTGGCAGCCATCAAAGCCACCCTTACCCAATTGGACAGCTTCAATCTTCAATATGGAAAAAAGGGCAACCTGCTGCATCGGCTGGCAGCCTTACCCGACATGCAATCGGGGCTGAAAAGCATTGAAAAAATGTTGCTGGAAAAAGATCATGAGAATTTGTTCACACAGAAAAATAACGACGGCATGACTCCGATGATGCTTGCCATCCGGCATGGCAATGTTTCTTTGGTCGAGCTATTTTGCAAATTAAATGCTCATGAAATTCATGATGAAAACTCCGATTCGCCACTGCATTACGCTTGCAAGAAAATTATTCTGGAAGAATCTGAAAATTTGAACAATGCTTTTTTAAAAATTATTGCGATTTTAATCAAAAATCAATGCGACCCGCATGAATTAGTCAACGTAGAGAATATTGAAAATAAAGCCTATCTTTCCGAAATATTAATCAAAACAGGCAATCTTAATATTTTCCGGAAATTCTTTAATCCGGAAAATGCTTTTTCCATTTTTGACGCAAATGGCAACGATCTGGTTAAGTTTCTGAAGCAAAAAATCGCTGAAATGCAGAACGCCCGGAACGCCTGGATACCCGGTACGCCCGACGATTCTTTTAGAAAACTAGCGGATTACGAAGGCATCCTGTTTTTGTTCCAGATGAACGGCACGGCAAGCGCATAG
- a CDS encoding acyltransferase family protein: MSQKIIPTSYFSSIQALRAIAALLVLAFHQYAVEGKYFGAHAIPHVLGLFGTCGVDLFFVISGFVMTRVTRGRFASREQSKVFLLHRFLRVYPIYWFYSLIVLAVMLVMPQWVNATTGHQANLLSSFLLLPSSTLPLLLQGWTLTYEMFFYLVFAGLVAFIAERFLPVALLIWAILTGGLAFWLGRAQLTNPFLEVVSNPLVLEFIGGCFCALLCPAVKGARSIAVLVIGLAALLAAFVIGEHAGLSAVVQWRALYFGVPACLLVLGATSWEMNTGRTAPRFLRLLGDASYSLYLSHVLVISAVGRLYAHLAPAALPAAFGTLLCLCAAIASGYLGYRLIEQPLNSKIRQLVRRSKFMSAA, from the coding sequence ATGAGCCAAAAAATAATCCCGACCTCGTATTTCAGCAGCATTCAGGCGTTACGGGCTATCGCAGCGTTGCTCGTGCTGGCCTTCCACCAGTACGCCGTCGAAGGCAAGTATTTCGGCGCGCATGCGATACCGCACGTCCTTGGCTTGTTTGGGACTTGTGGCGTCGATCTGTTTTTTGTCATTAGCGGGTTTGTGATGACCAGAGTGACGCGCGGACGATTCGCTTCCCGCGAACAGTCAAAGGTCTTCCTGCTACACCGGTTTTTGCGGGTGTACCCGATCTACTGGTTCTATAGCTTGATTGTTCTGGCAGTGATGCTGGTCATGCCACAGTGGGTCAATGCAACGACGGGGCATCAGGCGAACCTCCTGAGCTCATTCCTGCTTCTGCCAAGCAGCACGCTGCCATTGCTGCTGCAAGGCTGGACCCTGACGTACGAGATGTTCTTTTACCTCGTGTTTGCCGGTCTGGTTGCGTTCATCGCCGAACGCTTTCTGCCGGTAGCGTTGCTCATCTGGGCGATATTGACTGGTGGCCTTGCCTTCTGGCTGGGGCGCGCTCAGCTCACCAACCCGTTCCTGGAGGTTGTGAGCAATCCGCTTGTGCTTGAGTTTATTGGGGGGTGTTTCTGTGCGTTGCTCTGCCCGGCCGTGAAGGGCGCGCGCTCAATAGCGGTGCTCGTCATTGGCCTGGCTGCGCTGCTTGCGGCATTCGTTATAGGCGAGCACGCGGGCTTATCTGCGGTGGTCCAGTGGCGCGCGCTCTATTTCGGCGTGCCCGCATGTCTGCTGGTGCTCGGCGCAACGTCCTGGGAAATGAACACCGGGCGCACAGCGCCCCGGTTCCTTCGTCTCCTGGGCGATGCGTCTTACTCGCTCTATCTCTCACATGTCCTTGTTATTTCGGCAGTTGGGCGCTTGTATGCGCACCTGGCACCCGCGGCGCTTCCCGCTGCATTCGGCACGTTGCTATGCCTCTGCGCCGCAATCGCAAGCGGCTATCTTGGCTACCGGTTGATTGAGCAGCCATTGAATTCAAAGATCAGGCAACTGGTGCGCCGCTCAAAATTCATGTCCGCAGCGTAG
- the ispH gene encoding 4-hydroxy-3-methylbut-2-enyl diphosphate reductase, which yields MQVILAQPRGFCAGVVRAIEIVDRALQQHGAPVYVRHEIVHNRHVVDNLRHKGARFVEELDEIPEGAVAIFSAHGVAQSVEEAAGQRGLDVLDATCPLVTKVHVQGRQYVAAGRTLILIGHAGHPEVEGTIGQIPGPVLLVQSEAEADNIDLAADAPLAYVTQTTLSVDDTRGIIDALKRRFSNLVGPDIRDICYATQNRQAAVRELSQQVDVLLVVGATNSSNSNRLREIGSEMGVPSYLVADGSEVKSAWFAGAHKVGLTAGASAPEAMVEHVIQALRALGPVELTTMAGREEKVEFKLPSKLTQPLAAREV from the coding sequence ATGCAAGTCATCCTTGCCCAGCCTCGTGGCTTCTGCGCGGGTGTGGTCCGTGCGATAGAAATCGTTGACCGCGCGCTGCAACAACATGGCGCGCCTGTCTATGTCCGCCACGAAATCGTGCATAACCGGCACGTCGTCGATAACCTGCGCCACAAAGGCGCACGTTTTGTCGAAGAACTGGACGAAATTCCTGAAGGTGCCGTCGCCATTTTCAGCGCGCACGGTGTCGCGCAAAGCGTCGAAGAAGCCGCCGGGCAACGCGGGCTGGATGTGCTCGATGCGACTTGCCCGCTGGTCACCAAGGTGCATGTGCAAGGGCGGCAGTATGTGGCCGCTGGCCGCACGCTGATTCTCATCGGTCATGCAGGCCACCCCGAAGTCGAAGGCACCATCGGCCAAATCCCCGGGCCCGTGCTGCTGGTGCAAAGCGAAGCCGAGGCCGACAACATTGATCTCGCAGCGGATGCCCCGCTGGCCTACGTGACCCAGACCACGCTGTCGGTAGACGACACACGCGGCATTATCGACGCGCTGAAACGCCGCTTCAGCAATCTCGTCGGCCCCGATATCCGCGACATCTGCTACGCCACGCAAAACCGCCAGGCGGCGGTGCGCGAACTCAGCCAGCAAGTCGATGTGCTGCTGGTGGTGGGCGCGACCAATAGCTCGAACTCCAACCGGCTGCGCGAGATCGGCAGCGAAATGGGCGTGCCCAGCTACCTCGTGGCCGATGGCTCAGAGGTCAAAAGCGCATGGTTTGCGGGCGCACACAAGGTGGGCCTGACCGCAGGCGCATCCGCACCCGAAGCCATGGTCGAGCACGTGATTCAGGCGCTACGCGCGCTCGGGCCCGTCGAGCTAACGACGATGGCGGGCCGGGAAGAAAAAGTCGAATTCAAATTGCCGTCGAAGCTGACGCAACCTCTCGCTGCACGCGAAGTTTAA
- a CDS encoding acyltransferase family protein produces MSNAARFPHFDTLRLAFAILVIFSHSFELLRYPEPLLHYGGLSSLGGLSVAGFFLISGYLITGSWLADPSMGRFLRRRVLRLYPGFIVASLISVMIVGPLGAEVSQYFNDLNIGKSLRGLLTLRDPQTPRVFAGTYAEAVNGSLWTISFEFRCYLLLLAIALLGIFKQRLALLCLTVVIAFAACYARANDLSHVTLGLRMLRVSDSMIWFAALFLTGSCAYVFRERIRYSVVPCIVAFAVLAACVTDPILFRPAVLLAGAYVVFAASTSPALHRFAPSRIDLSYGVYLYGFPVQKLLSWYLPAITPLVLFAATLALCLPLAALSWRYIELPALRLKPRRAPSSATLSRP; encoded by the coding sequence ATGAGCAACGCTGCGCGTTTTCCCCACTTCGACACCCTTCGTCTCGCCTTTGCCATACTCGTCATTTTTTCGCACAGCTTCGAGCTGCTGCGCTATCCCGAGCCCCTGCTTCACTACGGCGGGCTTTCTTCGTTAGGCGGGTTGAGCGTCGCTGGCTTCTTCCTGATTAGCGGCTACCTCATTACCGGTAGCTGGCTCGCTGATCCATCCATGGGCCGGTTTCTACGCCGTCGCGTGCTGCGTCTATATCCAGGATTCATCGTCGCTTCGCTCATCTCGGTGATGATCGTGGGCCCCCTCGGGGCTGAGGTAAGCCAATATTTCAACGACCTCAACATCGGGAAATCACTGCGCGGCCTGCTCACGCTGCGTGACCCGCAAACGCCGCGCGTTTTCGCGGGCACCTACGCTGAAGCCGTCAACGGCTCGTTGTGGACCATCTCATTTGAATTTCGCTGCTATCTGCTGTTGCTCGCCATCGCCTTGCTGGGCATTTTCAAGCAACGCCTGGCGTTGCTCTGCCTCACCGTCGTCATCGCTTTCGCCGCCTGCTATGCACGCGCGAACGACCTGAGCCATGTCACGCTTGGCCTGCGCATGCTGCGCGTGTCCGATTCGATGATCTGGTTTGCGGCGCTCTTTCTCACCGGCAGTTGCGCTTATGTCTTCAGGGAGCGCATTCGTTATAGCGTCGTACCCTGCATCGTCGCGTTCGCGGTGCTGGCGGCTTGCGTGACCGACCCAATATTGTTCCGCCCCGCCGTGCTGCTCGCCGGGGCCTATGTGGTGTTCGCCGCGTCAACCTCACCGGCATTGCATCGCTTTGCGCCGAGCCGCATCGACCTTTCATACGGCGTCTATCTCTACGGCTTCCCGGTGCAAAAACTATTGAGCTGGTACCTGCCAGCCATTACGCCCCTCGTGCTGTTTGCCGCGACACTAGCGCTCTGCCTCCCGCTGGCCGCATTGAGCTGGCGCTATATCGAGTTGCCAGCGCTGCGGCTCA
- a CDS encoding DUF962 domain-containing protein yields the protein MKTLTSQFAQYAAYHQDRRNLVTHFVGIPLIVLALVLLLSRPALPLTPWLALSPAWALVAGATLYYLRLDLALGLMMAGILLPCLAFGQWLAAHATLAWLGSGIGLFVLGWIFQFAGHLAYEHRKPAFVDDLAGLLIGPLFVLAEALFSFGWRPALRAAIHAEPTRRVSGPSVD from the coding sequence ATGAAAACGCTGACCAGCCAGTTCGCGCAATACGCGGCCTACCATCAGGACCGGCGCAATCTCGTCACGCACTTCGTCGGCATTCCACTGATTGTGCTGGCGCTGGTGCTGCTGCTCAGCCGTCCGGCGCTGCCACTGACGCCATGGCTAGCCCTCTCGCCTGCGTGGGCGCTAGTGGCTGGCGCAACGCTGTATTACCTGCGGCTCGATCTCGCGCTCGGCCTGATGATGGCGGGCATCTTGCTGCCCTGCCTCGCGTTTGGCCAATGGCTGGCCGCGCACGCCACACTCGCCTGGCTCGGCAGCGGCATCGGCCTATTCGTGCTGGGATGGATTTTTCAGTTTGCCGGGCATCTCGCTTATGAGCATCGCAAGCCCGCCTTTGTCGACGATCTGGCTGGTCTGCTCATCGGGCCGCTGTTTGTGCTCGCCGAAGCGCTGTTCAGTTTCGGCTGGCGGCCCGCGTTACGCGCGGCCATCCATGCTGAACCCACGCGCCGCGTGAGCGGGCCATCCGTTGATTAG
- the hpnC gene encoding squalene synthase HpnC, producing MEVDHYENFPVASILLPKALRAPVGVIYHVARTADDIADEGDWSPAERHARLADFRAGLDAVAAGRAAPVHAHLFGKLAGVVAQYQLPLTPFYDLVSAFDQDIDTTRYAEWPALLDYCSRSANPVGHLMLHLFDAATPANLADSDAICTALQLINFWQDVAIDWNKGRVYLPQTDLARFGVTEAQIEARRVDDAWRALMAHEVAEARALLVRGAPLALRLPGRFGLELCSVVQGGLRILERIEKADYDVFRRRPVLGGFDWCVIAVRTLAMRVSRRMGSRPPLEGGV from the coding sequence ATGGAAGTCGATCATTACGAAAATTTTCCGGTCGCCAGCATTTTGTTACCCAAGGCGTTGCGTGCACCGGTGGGCGTGATTTATCACGTGGCCCGCACGGCTGACGACATCGCGGATGAAGGCGACTGGAGCCCCGCCGAGCGTCACGCGCGGCTCGCAGATTTTCGCGCCGGACTGGATGCAGTGGCCGCTGGGCGGGCGGCACCGGTTCATGCACATCTGTTTGGCAAGCTGGCGGGCGTGGTGGCGCAATACCAGTTGCCGCTGACGCCGTTTTACGACCTGGTATCCGCGTTCGACCAGGATATCGACACCACGCGTTACGCCGAATGGCCCGCGCTGCTCGACTACTGCAGCCGCTCAGCCAACCCGGTGGGGCATTTGATGCTGCATCTGTTCGATGCGGCAACGCCCGCCAACCTGGCGGATTCAGATGCGATCTGCACCGCGCTGCAACTGATCAATTTCTGGCAGGACGTTGCCATCGACTGGAACAAAGGCCGGGTTTATCTGCCGCAAACCGATCTGGCGCGTTTTGGCGTCACCGAAGCGCAGATCGAAGCGCGCCGGGTTGACGATGCCTGGCGCGCGCTCATGGCGCATGAAGTCGCTGAGGCGCGCGCGCTGCTGGTGCGAGGCGCGCCGCTGGCGTTGCGCTTGCCGGGGCGCTTCGGGCTGGAGCTATGCAGCGTGGTGCAAGGCGGCCTGCGCATTCTCGAACGGATTGAAAAAGCCGATTACGACGTGTTCCGGCGGCGTCCGGTGCTGGGCGGTTTCGATTGGTGCGTGATCGCTGTGCGCACGCTGGCAATGCGCGTATCGCGCCGGATGGGATCACGGCCGCCGCTGGAGGGGGGCGTATGA
- a CDS encoding acylphosphatase, with protein sequence MSGPDLDTRIETYYVKVRGMVQGVGFRHATVRQAHALGLGGWVANLEDGSVEALLQGPANQVDRMLSWLRHGPPAARVTEVSGEERASEKRYDRFEQH encoded by the coding sequence ATGAGCGGTCCGGATCTGGATACACGTATCGAAACTTATTACGTGAAAGTGCGCGGCATGGTGCAGGGTGTGGGCTTTCGTCATGCGACCGTGCGCCAGGCTCACGCGCTGGGTCTGGGCGGCTGGGTGGCCAATCTCGAAGATGGTTCGGTGGAAGCGCTGCTGCAAGGGCCGGCCAACCAGGTGGACCGGATGCTGTCGTGGCTGCGGCATGGGCCGCCAGCGGCGCGGGTGACGGAGGTCAGCGGCGAAGAGCGGGCGAGCGAAAAACGTTACGACCGCTTCGAACAGCATTAA
- a CDS encoding glycosyltransferase, with product MSTLAILFLFSLACVSLLIWGVLLLARGGFWRVRLARPLAPLVRPVSPAASALSGLAPHDAAEPLPAVVAVVPARNEADVLDEALTSLLTQDYAGAFHVIVVDDHSTDGTADVARAAALRLQCPERLTVLTAKPLPPGWSGKVWAQAQGLEAARARGAPADFFLLTDADIGHPADAVTQLVARAEAEQRDLVSLMVRLRCDSLQEKALIPAFVFFFAKLYPFAWVNHPRRRTAAAAGGCMLVRRTALEEAGGIESIRAELIDDCSLAARIKHRGTGRHPIRLDLAVRSVSLRPYNDWREIWNMIARTAFTQLRYSAWRLAGTLLGMTLIYLVPPLAALVLGPLGWPGWLAWAAMCCAYAPMLRYYGRSPLWAPFLPLVALFYVGATCASAWRYWRGKGGQWKARVQAPVQER from the coding sequence ATGAGCACGTTGGCGATCTTGTTTCTGTTTAGTCTGGCGTGCGTTTCGCTGCTGATTTGGGGCGTGCTGCTGCTGGCTCGGGGTGGTTTCTGGCGGGTCCGGCTCGCGCGGCCGCTCGCGCCATTGGTGCGGCCGGTGTCCCCGGCGGCATCGGCTTTATCGGGCTTAGCGCCGCACGATGCCGCTGAGCCGCTGCCTGCGGTGGTCGCGGTGGTTCCGGCGCGCAATGAGGCCGATGTGCTTGATGAGGCGCTGACCTCGCTGCTGACTCAGGACTACGCCGGGGCGTTCCACGTGATCGTCGTCGATGACCACAGCACGGATGGCACGGCGGACGTGGCCCGCGCGGCCGCGTTGCGGCTTCAGTGCCCAGAGCGGCTCACGGTGTTGACGGCTAAACCTTTGCCACCAGGCTGGTCGGGCAAAGTTTGGGCCCAGGCGCAGGGTCTGGAGGCGGCGCGTGCGCGGGGTGCCCCAGCGGATTTTTTTCTGCTGACCGACGCTGATATTGGCCACCCAGCGGATGCCGTGACGCAGCTTGTCGCCCGCGCTGAGGCGGAACAACGGGATCTGGTGTCGCTGATGGTGCGGCTGCGCTGCGATTCGTTGCAGGAAAAAGCGCTGATTCCAGCGTTTGTCTTTTTCTTCGCCAAGCTCTACCCGTTTGCCTGGGTCAATCATCCGCGTCGCCGCACGGCCGCTGCTGCGGGCGGGTGCATGCTGGTACGGCGTACGGCGCTAGAAGAGGCGGGTGGCATCGAGTCGATTCGGGCTGAGCTGATTGATGATTGCAGCCTGGCTGCGCGCATCAAGCACCGCGGCACTGGGCGGCATCCGATCCGGCTGGATCTGGCGGTGCGCAGCGTCTCGCTGCGGCCATATAACGACTGGCGCGAGATCTGGAACATGATCGCGCGCACCGCTTTCACGCAACTGCGCTATAGCGCGTGGCGGCTGGCGGGCACCTTGCTGGGGATGACGCTGATTTACCTGGTGCCCCCGCTGGCCGCGCTGGTGCTTGGACCATTGGGCTGGCCGGGCTGGCTGGCATGGGCGGCGATGTGCTGCGCGTATGCGCCGATGCTGCGCTATTACGGCCGCTCGCCACTATGGGCACCATTCTTGCCGCTGGTGGCGCTGTTTTATGTCGGCGCGACTTGCGCCTCGGCGTGGCGGTACTGGCGCGGTAAGGGCGGGCAGTGGAAAGCCCGGGTCCAGGCACCGGTTCAGGAGCGCTAG
- the hpnA gene encoding hopanoid-associated sugar epimerase codes for MTDPNRDLVLVTGATGFVGSAVARIALQKGFATRVLVRATSPRHNLEGLGAEIVMGDMRDEQAMRAALRGVRYLLHVAADYRLWAPNPQDIERANLDGTQATMRAALREGVERIVYTSSVATLKVTGSGASADERSPLTASQAIGVYKRSKVLAERAVEHMVAHDGLPAVIVNPSTPIGPRDIKPTPTGRIIVEAARGKIPAFVDTGLNLAHVDDVAAGHFLALERGQIGERYILGGENLSLQTMLAEIAALTGRKPPTFSLPRWPLYPLALGAEAVARFTRREPFITVDGLRMSKNKMYFSSAKAQRELGYSARPYGEGLRDALDWFRAAGYLD; via the coding sequence ATGACTGACCCGAATCGAGATCTCGTCCTGGTAACCGGCGCTACCGGTTTTGTCGGCTCGGCCGTAGCCCGCATCGCCTTGCAAAAGGGCTTTGCCACCCGCGTGCTGGTTCGTGCCACCAGCCCCCGGCACAACCTCGAAGGGCTCGGCGCTGAGATCGTGATGGGCGACATGCGCGACGAGCAAGCAATGCGCGCTGCGTTGCGCGGCGTGCGCTATCTGTTGCACGTCGCGGCTGACTACCGGCTCTGGGCTCCCAACCCGCAAGACATCGAACGCGCCAATCTGGATGGCACCCAAGCCACGATGCGGGCCGCACTGCGTGAAGGTGTCGAGCGCATCGTGTACACCAGCAGCGTCGCCACGTTGAAAGTCACCGGTTCGGGGGCTTCAGCTGACGAGCGCTCGCCGCTCACCGCCAGTCAGGCTATTGGGGTCTACAAGCGCAGCAAAGTGCTGGCGGAACGCGCCGTCGAACACATGGTCGCGCACGACGGCTTGCCTGCCGTGATCGTCAATCCGTCCACCCCCATCGGCCCGCGCGATATCAAGCCCACGCCAACCGGACGCATCATCGTCGAAGCCGCGCGCGGCAAAATTCCCGCGTTCGTCGATACCGGGCTCAATCTCGCGCATGTCGATGATGTCGCGGCAGGCCATTTTCTGGCGCTCGAACGCGGACAGATTGGCGAGCGCTATATCCTCGGCGGCGAAAATCTCTCCCTGCAAACTATGCTGGCCGAGATCGCCGCGCTGACCGGGCGCAAGCCGCCCACCTTCAGCCTGCCGCGCTGGCCGCTGTACCCGCTGGCGCTGGGCGCAGAGGCCGTGGCGCGCTTCACCCGGCGCGAGCCGTTTATCACGGTGGATGGGCTACGGATGTCGAAGAACAAGATGTATTTCAGTTCGGCCAAGGCGCAGCGTGAACTGGGCTACAGCGCCCGGCCGTATGGCGAAGGGCTGCGTGATGCGCTCGACTGGTTTCGCGCGGCGGGGTATCTGGATTAG
- the hpnH gene encoding adenosyl-hopene transferase HpnH, with protein sequence MSIPLLQKVRVGAYIMRQHLSRNRRYPLALMLEPLFRCNLACNGCGKIDYPDPILNQRLSLEECLGAVDECGAPVVSIAGGEPLLHKEMPQIVRGIIARKKFVYLCTNALLMEKKMDDYEPNPYFVWSVHLDGDRAAHDHSVSQDGVYDKAVAAIREAKRRGFRVNINCTLFNDAVPERVAAFFDTLGPMGVDGITVSPGYAYERAPDQQHFLNRDKTKQLFREIFKRGNHGKNWSFSQSAMFLDFLAGNQTYACTPWGNPARTVFGWQKPCYLVGEGYVKTFRELMDTTDWDAYGTGNYEKCADCMVHCGFEATAVMDTVAHPLKALKVSLRGPKTSGAFTEDIPLDKQRPAEYVFSRHVEIKLEEIGRSAGKGKKVQAAAAEVH encoded by the coding sequence TTGTCTATTCCGCTGCTACAGAAAGTCCGGGTTGGCGCATACATCATGCGTCAGCATCTGTCACGCAACCGGCGCTATCCGCTGGCCTTGATGCTTGAGCCGTTATTCCGCTGCAATCTGGCCTGCAATGGTTGCGGCAAGATTGACTATCCCGATCCGATCTTGAACCAGCGCCTGTCGCTCGAAGAATGCCTCGGTGCCGTGGATGAATGTGGCGCGCCGGTGGTATCGATTGCCGGTGGCGAGCCGCTGTTGCACAAAGAAATGCCGCAGATCGTACGCGGCATCATCGCGCGCAAGAAGTTCGTTTACCTGTGCACGAACGCGCTGCTGATGGAAAAGAAAATGGACGACTACGAGCCGAATCCGTATTTCGTCTGGTCGGTTCACCTGGATGGCGACCGTGCGGCGCACGACCATTCGGTGTCGCAGGATGGGGTGTATGACAAGGCCGTGGCGGCGATCCGCGAAGCCAAGCGCCGTGGTTTCCGCGTGAACATCAACTGCACGCTGTTTAACGACGCAGTGCCAGAACGCGTGGCCGCGTTTTTCGACACACTGGGCCCGATGGGCGTGGACGGCATCACCGTGTCGCCGGGCTACGCTTACGAGCGCGCGCCAGACCAGCAACACTTTCTGAACCGCGACAAAACCAAGCAGTTGTTCCGCGAGATTTTCAAGCGCGGCAATCACGGCAAGAACTGGTCGTTCAGCCAGTCGGCCATGTTCCTCGACTTTCTCGCGGGCAACCAGACATACGCTTGCACGCCCTGGGGTAACCCGGCGCGCACCGTGTTTGGCTGGCAAAAGCCGTGCTACCTGGTGGGCGAAGGCTATGTCAAAACCTTCCGCGAACTGATGGACACCACCGACTGGGATGCCTACGGCACAGGCAACTACGAAAAATGCGCGGACTGCATGGTGCATTGCGGTTTCGAAGCCACAGCGGTGATGGACACCGTAGCTCATCCATTGAAAGCGCTGAAGGTCAGCCTGCGCGGCCCGAAAACCAGCGGCGCATTCACTGAAGATATTCCGCTCGATAAACAGCGCCCCGCTGAGTACGTGTTCTCACGTCACGTCGAAATCAAGCTGGAAGAAATTGGCCGCAGTGCTGGCAAGGGCAAAAAAGTGCAGGCCGCAGCCGCTGAGGTGCATTGA